The DNA region ggagactaaggcaaggagatctctgagttcaaggtcatctgggacaaagcaagtcacagatccaggcatggtggtagacatctttaatctgggacataccttctgctggagacctacataaggacggtagaagaaggaagattctctctcttctttgcctgcctgccctgTAGGACTGAGctactgctagatccttggacttccattcacagctgctgctgaccattgttggggagtcaGACTACAGACTGtgagtcatcaacaaattcccttactatacagagactacccataagttctgtgactctcgagaaccctgactaatacaattaGGTAGGGAAGCACAGAAGCAGACAGCTAACGTCAGATGTTGACGCAAGCGCGGGCCCTGAGAAATCACATTTCCACCTCCgtaaaggaagcagagagaatgaacagaaagcCGGATGTGTATGAACTCTTAAAACTCCCACCAGCCAGGTTGTACCCCCTAAAGGTTCCACACTCTCCCCAAACAGTGCTCCAAAGAGGGTTCTTAATATTTGAacctgtgagcctatgggggactgtggtagtttgaaaacGCGTGGCCGACAGGAAGTGAccctagtaggaggtgtggccttgttggaggaagtgagtcacggtggaggtgggctttgagagctcctagtgctcaagctccacccagtgcaaAAGAGAGCGCCTCCTCATGGCTGCCTGCAAAAGCCATTCTCTTCCTGCCAGCCTTCAAATTCAGATGTAGAACTTGGCTCCTCTATCACCAAGTTCGATGCTCCATGCTATACTTTgcaccacgatgataatggacgaAACCTTTGTAAGTGTTAAGCCAGCTTCAGTTAAGTGTTTGTCTTcatgagagttgccttggccatggagtctcttcacaacaataaaagtcTGACTAAGGCAGggacatttcttattcaaaccacccacGGTTCTTTAAAAGAGTTGTAAAAAGCTGTTTGTTAGGTAAAGGTAGCCCCAATGCCCTGGATTCTTGCAGAAGCAAACTGGAAACGAAGTCTCATTTCCTACAAagagcgagagacagagagatgatccAAATTAatatatcagaaatgaaaagggaggcattaCAACCAATCTGAGAAACTCAGAGAACCAGgaggacatactttaaaaattgtattttaccaaattaaaaaaaaaagtttttgaaaaACGGATGAATTTCTTGTTATACATATAatctaccaaagttaaattaagatgaaataaacaatttaagcAGACCTAATAGCtaccagtgaaatagaagcagtaattaaaagtctcccaagcaggggttggggatttagctcagtggtagagcgcttgcctaggaagcgcaaggccctgggttcggtccccagctccgaaaaaaagaaccccaaaaaaaagtctccaaagcaaaaaataaataaataaaaaagtaaaataaataaatagaaaataaaaaaggccCAAGGCCAGATGGAGTCGGTGTAAAATTTTTCCAGACCTTCAAGTTAACATCAATATTCTTCAAGTTATACCACAaagtaaaaattgaaaaaaacattttctaatcTTTTTATGAGACCATTATTACCCTGACACCAAAATCACAAGAAAGCCTTCTCCCAAAAAAGGAAATTATAGaacaatatttttaattgttcTAATATAATAATAGATATAGATGCAGTATATAgtaataaatatagatataaatattcccaataaaatacttaaaaataaaattaaaaaaatcaaacagattaTCTGCCATCATCACATTAACTTCAAAGATGTAAGGGTGGTTTAATAAATATAAGTCAATAAACATGAACCACcacaaaagcagagagaaaagaaatcacatgatcatctcattagattcagaaaaggcctttgacaaaatccagcacccttcataataaaagtcttggagagattagggatataGGGGCACACTTTAATAAATAGAAACAATTTACAATAAAAtcatagccaacatcaacctaaagaGAATAAATTCAAagtatttccactaaaatcatgaaCCAAAGATGTCCACTCTTCTCCATATCTGTCCACTTTAGTACTTGaggttttagccagagcaataagacaactgaaggagtgGATACAAATAGAAGAGAGAGatgtcaaagtatctttattaaTCTTTACTATACAAAGTGGCCCTAAAAACTCCTCCTGGTGACTTCTCTAGCTGATAAACTCTCTCAGCAAAGTAGCAGGTTGCACAATTAACACTTAAAAGTCAGTAGCTTTTGTTTCCGGTGGTGCTacagggtggtggtggcactcacctttaatcccagcactcagaaggcagaggcaagcagatctgagttcaaaggcTAGCTggactacagagagagttccaggatagccagggctacacagagaaacattgtctccaaagagaaaaaaagaagaaaagaaaaaaaaatcagtaggaaATAAGGGAACAGTATCTTTCACAATAGCCttgaacaatgtgtgtgtgtgtgtgtgtgtgtgtgtgtgtgtgtgttttcatggatCAGTAAAATCAATAGGATTGATAtcctgccaaaagcaacctacagattcaatgccatcctcatcaaaatcccatacagttcttcccagaaactgaaaaaaaaaatctcaagtttCATTTAGAAACACAAACAACCAGGATTGCTAAATCAACTCTGAATAATAGAATAACTAGAGGTGTCTCCATCTCAGATTTGTACTGCAAAGCTATAGTAAGGAAAATATCACTGGACAGAGACACCTTGAGAggtggaattgaagacccagacataagtcCACACACTATGGAAACCAGAAGTTggacaaaaaagccaaaaataaaccaaatggagaaaagacaccAAATGgggctggtcaaactggatggtGGCATGTAAGAGAATGAAGATTGATCCTTATCTATTACCCTGTGCAAAATTCAGCTTTGAGTGGGTTAAGTACCTCAACATAAgactagatacactgaatctgctagaagacaaagtggggaatagccttgaagaACTCACTGGCACAGGAGAGAACATTCTAAACTGTAACAACACCAATAATTAATAGTGGGACATAGCAGTAAGTGACTCTAATGGCATActgctatacccatagatcagtgcctgACTCAGCCATTATCAGAGAAGCTGCTCTCACATTAGATAGGAAGTAACTCAGAGACCCACAACCGGAAATATGCAGAGAGTAAAAGGCTTCAGAACATTCAGTTCTGGATAAGATATCTCCATTAAACCCTCCTCTCAGGGCTCAGGGATCTgtgtggaagaagaggcagaaaattTCTAAGAGCTACACATGGTAGATGACTTCAGAGAAACAGTGTCCTCCAAACACAATGATCAaggcacatatgaactcacagatgcTGTGGCAACACGCATAAGATCTGCCCAGGTCCAAGCTGGATGGCATCCTGTCACtgggaagaggaagtggacaCAGGCTCCCACTCCTAACCAAGAGCCACCTGCAGTTGACACTTGCTGATAAAGGGAGCATCTGTTTTCCTCAATGGAGCACCACGGGGTGTATTAACCACTCTCCAGGACAGGCCACACGCACAACACAAGCAGGCCAACAACACAGAACAAGCTTAATAGAATGATACTTTATGAACCTTTTGCTTTTCtatgttttgatattttttgtcTTACTGGCTTTTTGCTTGGTTGTTTTGATATTTAGTCTCATGGgaggaagggtttttttttatttctgtttgtttctctctctctctctctctcttttgaaaggagagagggggaagaataTAAAGTTGGGTGAGTTGGGAAGGATCTAGGAGCTGAGAGAGGAATTAAAACATGatcatgaaataaaatataagataaagtgAAATCTTTTGCAAAAGCCGGAGAAAGATTATTGCAATAAGATTGGCAAGCTCTTAGCTAAGTTAACGAAAGGACAACCCTAAATTAGCAAAAttagagaggaaaaggggggatataacaacagacactgaggaattCCAGAGAATCACGAGGGCGTACTTTACAAGCATAGACTCTACCAAGTTGGAAAATcgaaaagaaatggataatttttctccatatataccacctaccaaagttaaatcaagatcagatcaGCAACTTAAACAGGCCTATAACCCCTAGCAAAATAGGAGTAATTAAGTCTTTCAAccaaacccccccccaaaaaaaacaaaaacaaacaaacaaacaaaagaaacaccacAGGGCCATGTGGTGTTGACACTACAATCTATAAGATATTCCAAGAAGAGTTAccccaatactcctcaaattattcactagggatccatcccatatgcagccaccaaacccagacaatattgctgatgccaagaagtacaagctgacaggagcctgatatagctgtctcctgagaggctctgccagagcctgaccaatacagaggcaaatgctcacagccaaccactggactgagaacggggtctccaatggaggagttagagaaatgattgaaggaactgaaggggtttgcagccccataagaacaacaataccaaccaaccagagctcccaggtactaaaccaccattcaaagactacacacatggacatacccatggctccagctgcatatgtagcagaagatggccttgatgggcaccaaagggaggagcccttggtcctgccaaagctggaccccctgtgtaggggaatgccagggcggagaggtgggagggaatgagTAGGTGAGTGAGGGAACTCCCTCATAGAAGTTGggggagatagtgggtttctggaggagaaaccgggaaagaagataacatttgaaacgtaaatttaaaaaatcaaataaaagaaaagaaaaaccccaaaTCCCCCCGCAAAAGAAGAAGCATTGTCTTTTTATGAGGACACAATTACTCTGCTgacacctaaaccacataaagaccctacagaaaagagaattacagaccaattttccttatgaacatagatgcaaaattctcaataaaatgcttgcaaacaaaatccaagaccacatcaaaaagATTATTCACCATAATTATGTGGGTTTCACTCCAGAGAAGCAGGGGTGGTCCAAATGGGtagataaatcaataaatgtaatctacTCTATTAAAAAAAACTGGAAGACAAAATCCACATGAACATCTCGTTAggtgcagaaaaggcctttgaaaaaaaatccaacacccttcgtaataaaagtcctggagagatgggGGTAAAAGAGATATCTCAGCAtagagaaaaactcaaagcatttccacCAAAATCACGAACAAGACAGGGTTatccactctctccttacctattcacTATAGTACTTGAAATATTAACAAGAGCAATAAAATGACTgagggagatcaaagggatacatacaggaaaggaaaaaaaaatcagagtatctttatttgtataaataactgaccctaaaaattccaccaagaaaccccttaaagctgataaacatttcctttcctttttttttttttttttttttggagctgaggaccgaacccagggccttgcacttgctgggcaagcgctctatcactgagctaaaccccaaacattttcaataaagtgtcacaatacaaaattaacacacgaAAATCAGTAGTcctcagggatggagagagataGTCCGGGAGTTAAGAGCTGACTTTCCTCCAgaagtcctgaattcaattcccagcaaccacaggatggctcacaaccatctgtaatgagatctgatgccctcttcgggcgtgtctgaagacagctacagtgtgcttatattaaataaataaataaataaataaataaataaataaataaataaatccagtaGCCCTCCTCTATACAAATAACAAATAGCCTGAGGGGAAAAATCAGGAAACCAAGGCCTTTCACAATAGACCCcaaaaatataaagtatcttgagGTAGCTCTAAGCAAAAGTGAAACAATTATCTCAGAAAGACTTTAAAACACTGAAGGAGCCCTTTCCCCTGGTTGGCAGCACGGAGGCCGCACGATGCCTGGAGTTACTGTAAAAGATGTTAACCAGCAGGAGTTTGTCAGAGCTCTGGCAGCCTTCCTCAAAAAGTCCCCGAATGGGTGGACACAGTCAAGCTGGCCAAACGTAAAGAGCTTGCCCCATACACATGAGCTGCTTCCACAGCACAGCAACTGTACCTCCGTGGTGGTGCGGGGGAAGGGAGTGGGAATGTTGGTTCCACGACCAAGATCTACCGAGGACAGAGGACGGCAGAGAAATGGTGTCAGGCCCAGCCACTTCAACAGAGGCTCTAAGACCGTGGCCCGCCGGGTCCTCCAAGCCCTGGAGGGGCTGAAAAATGGTGGAAAAGGACCAAGATGGGAGCCGCAAGCTAACACCTCAGGGACAGAGAGATCTGAACAGGATTGCTAGACAGGTGGCAGCTGCCAACCAGAAGCATTAGAACAGAGGATGCTGGATTAATAAATTGcctcattcatttaaaaaaaagacactgaatgaagaaaatgaagatactagaagatggagaggtctcccatgctcatggatcagtaggattaaaatagtaaaaatggtcatcctattAAAAGCAactctatagattcaatgcaatctccatcaaaatcccagcATGAGTTTTCACAGAACTTGAAAGGATAATTTTCAGCTTtgtatgaaacacacacacacacacacacacacacacacacacacacacacacacacaccagggtaaCCAAAACATTCCTGAATGATGAAAGAAACACTGGAAGCATCACAGCCTCCCCAATCTCAAACTATACTACAGAGctacaataataaaaacagcacagtattggtacaaagacaggcatgttgatgaatggaataaaattgaagacccagacataagtccacacacctatggacacctgaatttggatggagaaaccagaaatacacactggaaaaaaaagaaagcattttcaacagcTAGTACTGGTCAATCTGGATGGTacttgtaaaaaagaaaaaaagaaaacaaatagatcCATATGTATCACTCTGCATAAAACTTGACTTCAAAAGCATCAACATAAGCCCAGAcacactgaatctgatagaagagaaagtggggaatagccttgaactcattgggaCAGGAAAacactttctgaacagaacacagatagcacaggcactaagatcaacaattaacaaatgggTTCTCATGAAACTAAGCATCTTGTATGGCAACGGATACCATCATTAATACAAACAGGAGACTTCAGAATATAAAAAGACTTTTACCAACTGCATATCTggtaaagggctaatatccaaaatatataaaacacttAAAAAACTGGACATCAAAACAAatgacccaatttaaaaatagggCATAGATATAAATGGAAAGTTCCCAAAAGAGAAAAGTCAAATAGCCAAGGACTTAAAAAGGCTTTCAATATCCTTAGCtgccagggaaatgcaaatcaagactcttttgagatttcaccttacaccaatcagaatgggaaggcaaacaaagcaaaagagaGCTCATGCTGGTGGGCATGGACAGTAAGGAGAAACCTGTCCACTCCCTGTGGGAGTGCGAACTGGAGCAGCGACTAAGGAAATTAGTATGggaatcatgaaattttcagaaaaaatggatagaactagaaaaaaaaatcatactaagTAAAGTGACTCAGACCCAggaagacatatatggtatgtgttcacttatatgtggatgttTGATATTAAGCCATTGATAAGCAAGCTATAATCTGTGTAGCCATGGGGGTTAAGTAGGGAGTAAGGGGACGGGAGGAGAGATGGGTCTTCCTTGGAAGGGGAAAGGCTATAGTTATAGATGGAAGGAGGTGGGCACTGGAATAAGGGCATCaaacagggagggaagaggggactgAGGGAGATAGTGCAGGAAGAGACAGCTAACACTATGGGTCATATGAAAATTTAATACAGTAGAAGGGTCCTATACATATATTAAGGCAATCTAAATGACAGGAAAGGGAGCCCCAACTTGACAGCTCATTTCCAAATGATGCTTCAGTACTGGGAATGGATTACACTGAATCAAGTTGCTGGCCAACTTGGGAATCCCCAAACCCAAAATCTTGTCAAGGCTATTGATAACTCTCCACTAATTTagggtaagaccctattgctacAACATCTATACAACTCATTGGACACATAAAAGTTGAACCAGTGCCTTCACCCCTAGTACTAGAGACTAGTACTCATGATACTGGGAGGTACTCTACACACGACCAGAGAAGAAAGATAAACGCCAACTCAGCCACAAATGCTTAGATATGGGAGTGACCCCTTTGCAAGATATGCTAGTGCAATAGTGGCCCAAAGagtgtgggagtaaccaaccagtaTCTGATTTATTTAAGGGCCATTGCATGAGGTGGAACCCACACCAAACACTGCTTGGGTGGCCGAGAACCTAAGACAAGATAGACCAAATCTAGGGAGAAACCAAACTCTGCTAAAGGAATTCAGCAGTAAATAACTCTCAATGACATCCTGCCATACTCATAGATTCATGCCTTGCTGATCCAATATCAGATGCTTCTGCCTGCacagatgagaacaaatacagagacccacagctggacaAAATGCAGTGAATGAGAGATCTTGACATACTCAGCCCTGAAAGAAATATCcccatcaaatctctccccttgGGCCTCAGGGAACTCTGTGCAAGAGGAGACAAAAAAAggtgtaagagtcagaggggatggaagaCATCAACGAATCAATgccttccagacacagcagggctGGTACAGATACAAACTCACAGGGATCgaggcagcatgcacaaggcctgcaTGCATCTGCACCAGATGGGACCCTGGAACTGAAAAGAGaagtagacacacacacccattcctAGCCCAGAAACTATCTCCAATTGATAGCCACTCATAAACGAAAAactagtttgtttggtttttttacgAAGGGAATCTCGCCAGGgaaacaaaccactcttaaggTGGCAGGAGTCACATAGGAGAAACTAAAAAGTAGCAgttgatcttcctgagatggttctgccatggatttaaaaaaaaaatctacaacgGATTTGCTCTGTTGGACAAGGCTGAGGAAATTTCCATTTTAAGAAAGATTCCTGccattaatatgcttttcctggtattattaaatatatatgacaatcactaggtattagcccacctttttgagcagatttctgcaAAACAACGAAGATATATTGTCTTGTAGTAATGCTATATtaacaaatagatgacttcttaagtcttaatgatgatcctataagaattcctaaaattatattagtaattattaagctcttttataataGGACTTCTATTAAATCCTTAATGATGTCAAAACTGCATTGAGAATTCAGCCAGTTGTCAGGTGTCctgagttaattgcttctgagatagagATAGTAGCCAGGCATTTGCAActtagagcacattccaagaggttgtaaaaccattaaccaacggtcataaaaagggaactgagGGTTTACTATAGGTGaaagggcagaagataaaatattgactgggtttatctacacaaaacttcactaataacttagtcaCAAAAGTTATGGTTTTACCTGTGGGACTGGTAATAGATGATGACTGTTTTGCTAGTTAATTACtcttaatggatatgcatgtaaacattctctgttataaacttcttattcaatttatgttTGAACTTCCAGTgaacttttgtttaaaaaaatggaattCTTGGAAAAAACATGTGATATATTCTCCTAGAAAAGGTACACAAGACTAGGAAAGATCACATTTGAGGATATACATTGGAGGGAAAgcattgagagtaaggcattgggAGCGGAGCATTGTTACAtcagagcaggaggagaaagcaagatagaaggagaatgcagagtggaataagTTAGAAACTATACGGCAACTTAAAATATTAAGAGAGCTCTATGcagaatgcagagaaagagggaaaatgaCGCTttagagagcagaaggagcaggcaagCTTCTCCTTACCATAGGACAGAACAGGTCCTTTCTTAGCAGCAAGATAGGCTTAGTCTTACAAAAGAGgacaaagctttcttcttacagaTTTagttttaattcatttagcaataaaaggatggaagctttttctttctgtatgcaataaagattgtggctcatttttcatccagaatgagtgagttctttctgcacttgGGCTTGGTCTTTTtctctatatacatatgtaagtatggatatatgtgtgtaagtCTGTAATTATGAGATAGTATGAAAGCTGGGCCCAACTGATTTAATGGagatgtatgaatgtgtatgagtgattCTGTATATAAATCTATGCGTGGTTAATCcatatttgcttgtgtaaaaGTTTTTCAGTTTGTGAGCATGATTCTTTTCTtctggttcaatagaagtttattgctccaaacttcccctaAGCTGACAAGTAAGAGACATCTGGACAAGAGGGAAGGTTCTACCAATTAATCCTTTTCTTAATCCCTGCTGTCGTAGgatgaggtgctaaatgccagagactgcagtttctgtcCCAAAGAGAACTCAAGCAGGTGAGCTATCATAGCAATGTGACTTAGACTTAAGATAAGTACATGTTTTATTACTAAACAGCAACCTTAAATATCTAGAAAGACTAAGTCTTGCCCATGCCTATGCTCATCCCCGTCCACTTTCCTTCAAGAgggaaccaagaaaggagaacagCTGGGCTTGGCCCTCAGCATTAAGGAGAAGCCCTGTTGCCAGCAGTAGATCAtccacacaaaatgaactcaacagGATCTTTTGGGGTTCTTTGTCTTATAATGTTAAGTTCAGACaattgtttattttagtttttccACCCTATAGGTCCTTTTGTGTATATAATAAGGCTTCCAATTTGGGGGTTGTCTCCGCATTGATATGTGTCTTTTGTGCTTCTTTGGCTCcttttcttgtttggttgttttctcaTATTCTGATTTTTGTTGATTTAtcttatttcatttattattattgttgttgttgttgttgttgttactactactactactactactactactattactactacttagatttctgtttgttttcttactttcttttttttttctcctgtagcCTGAGTTGGTGCAGAACTTCTGACTTTATTTCCAAAGTACTAGGCTTACAGGCAGGTATCACCATGCCTTATTTAGGAGCAAACCATTACAAAATTTCAAAGAACACTTGAGGAACAAGGTAGACAACAATgcttattatgtaattttgtatcACTGTAACAAAAACATCTTGTTCAGTGGATTTAAGAAGACCTGCTCTAAGTGTGCTCactcaatgcaaaaaaaaaaattaaataaaatttacagtATTATAATTTGAGTAGGTGCCAAATGTCCTGTTCCTTTTCTCCAATCAGGAAGAGAAAATTCTTTTCCAAATCACTTGAAGCTtggacaaaaataaaacatcaccCCCAAAATTCTGTAGCATCCCAGGCAGGCTTCAGCCCTTCAGAGAGGATATCCCAGCTCTCATGATCTCGTCAACCAGGAGAATGTTGGTGGTGATCACAGTACAGGAGTGAAGCAGCTGCTTCTTCACACAGTAGTTATCCCACACACCCATTTCTGCGGCCACCATTGGCTCACCTGTGTTCAGATCCACACCCACAAGCTGACCGGATTCTGAATGTTCAGCTTTAACTAATGTTTCCTGAAGGTCAAAACCAGAGTTCTGCGCAAGAACCTTGGGAATGATGAGCAAGGTGTCTGCAAATGCCTGGACCCCAAGCTGAGTCCTGCCCTTCACAATGGGCTTGTATTTAATCAGAGCCTCTGCAGTGCCACTTCAGCTGCACCTGCACCTGGGACAACACAGCCATCATCAATAGCATTTTTGACAGCCCTCAAGCCATCTCTGATTACATCCTTGATCTGAGTCAGCGTGTGCTTGTTTGGTCCTTTAACCAGTAAAGTGACAGAACGGGGATTGTTATATTTCTCAATAAAGGTGAACTTCTCGGTGCTGGAGCCACTGTCGCCCATCTCGCGCACGCTACTGCTGCTGCTCGCCCGTCGTCCCCCATCGTGCACTAAGCGGTCCCAAAAGATTCAAAGTCCAAGATGGCAGCCCTCAAGGAACAGCTGATTGTGAATCTTCTTAAGGAAGAACAGGTCCCCCAGAACAAGATTACAGTTGTTGGGGTTGGTGCTGTTGGCATGGCTTGTGCCATCAGTATCTTAATGAAGGACTTGGCTGATGAGCTTGCCCTTGTTGATGTCATAGAAGATAAGCTAAAGGGAGAGATGATGGATCTTCAGCATGGCAGCCTTTTCCTTAAGACACCAAAAATTGTCTCCAGCAAAGATTATAGTGTGACTGCAAACTCCAAGCTGGTCATTATCACCTCGGGGGCCCGTCA from Rattus norvegicus strain BN/NHsdMcwi chromosome 8, GRCr8, whole genome shotgun sequence includes:
- the Rps19l2 gene encoding small ribosomal subunit protein eS19-like, which translates into the protein MPGVTVKDVNQQEFVRALAAFLKKSPNGWTQSSWPNVKSLPHTHELLPQHSNCTSVVVRGKGVGMLVPRPRSTEDRGRQRNGVRPSHFNRGSKTVARRVLQALEGLKNGGKGPRWEPQANTSGTERSEQDC